The following DNA comes from Lates calcarifer isolate ASB-BC8 linkage group LG2, TLL_Latcal_v3, whole genome shotgun sequence.
TCAGGAGGAAACCATGCCCATCTCCATACGGCAGCTGGCCTACGGTACAGTCAGTCTGCATTATTCACTTTAAGTCTtcagtctgtgctgtttacatgCAGCCTTGTGAAAAGTATTAATTCAGCATAACAGCTGCTGAACTGGACAATTACTTTTGTATTCACACATGATGAAGTTAGAAGAAATTAAGTGGTGCAGCTGCATTTTGGAttcacagtaaaacatttaacacacagagaCTGATCAGTACCTGCTTCACCTGCTGTCGTTGTTTTATCTCAGTGTCTGGCCTTGGCTTTGGCTTCATGAGTGGAGCGTTCTCTGTGGTGAACATCCTGGCTGACTCTGTGGGACCTGGGACTGTCGGGATCCACGGAGACTCACAGCACTACTTCCTGTCCTCGGGTACTGATTCCCCCGTGTGCTACGTATAATCTCCACAGATTAAAATTAAGACAGTTTGGTTGGAGTTTGTAACGCTTTTCCTGTTTCAGCCTTCATGACCATGGCCATCATCCTCCTTCACATGTTCTGGGGCGTCGTCTTCTTCGACGCCTGTGAGAAGCAGCGCTGGTGGGCGGTGGCTGCTGTCATCATCAGTCACCTTGTGGTGTCCTGTCTGGTGAGTGCTGCTGATGGTGATGGTTGGATGGGCACTTAAGTCCACATAAAGAAAAACGACAGGCTGcgtacaaatatatatattacttCTTTTGTTGATTTCTGTTCCTCGTCTTCTCCCTGTAGACCTTTCAGAACCCAGAGTATGTCACCAGCCTCGTTCCCACCTACGTCATCTTGTTCCTGATGGGCATCTGGGCGTTTTACACGGCGGGCGGCTCGTTTAGGAACCTCAAGCTCTGCCTGACCTGCAAAGACAAGGACTTCCTGCTCGCCAACCACCGACCCAGATAACGCAGCACGCCCTGTGCAGCATACAGGACTCTATCCAAACATCCctgagttcacacacacacccacacacacacacaaacaaacacacagtgagcagTGAGAATGAGCAGTTTTAACTCTGTGTTAATCTGCTGGTTCACCCAGGAGATATTTAATCATCTTAAGACTAAAAAGTCAGATGCTCAGTTTGTTTGTAGGGATATAATTTACTTCTAATGACGTGGTTTtattcaaaaatacaaaatacagtgtCCCCTGTTCGTTGCCTGATGCTCTACAAGAAACAACAGATGAGCAAACCTACAGAAGATATTTTAAGCTGGGGTCTCAAAGTGTCCACACTCTTTCCATTcttcacacattttaatgttttcaaccATTCAAATGTGTCAAATCTCTCTGAGGGTGGGTTCATCATTCATGAGCAACACtctttgtgtatatatatattaatgcATTTTTTGAATTCCCTGATGTGTAGATAGTGAAAGGTTTTAACCTTTTTCCCCAAGTTGTGACACACCATCTTTAGTCTGTGTAAGAAGTTGCCTTTGACTCTAAATGAACGCGGTGCTGGAGCTGAGAGGGGACATAACTggtatttaatttatttaaaccCAGTTATCATGAGATCAAGACTCAATTATTTTTTAGGATGTAAATGATCCCTTGTGGTAAATCATTTTACTTCCAAACAGTTTTTTCATTCCACACTTGATTATATTGATTATATCGATCAAGAATTTAATTTTCACCTTTTAAAAAGTGCCGATACAGAAACTGTCCATTCTGATTTAGTCAGGTAATATTGTTATCTTGATCTAAGCAGACGCTTGCTATCTTTAAAGCAACGTCATGTAACTTTTACTCAGCAACAGCGACCCCTGCAGCCACGAATGataattaattctgttttgctctgagtctgagctgtTCAGTGGTTTCCACGGCTGAACAATGTATATTACCCctgatccccggcttctgggGCAGaaagtgctgtcgctgtaacaaagTTTATGATTCTTTTTTCGTCGCTGTATATCAGggatgaacactggtttttaatgacttcttagtctttttaactgatctgcagttcagcattactcctGAACCTGCTGtggcctgattccagcagtttaatcCACTGACTATCgctcagttagagggagatcatACCTGCTCACTAAAGCTACATGGAGCAACAGCAGGTGTTCAGGGCgtgagtgtgagtgacagaggctccattctccccATTACAAGTCAGTATAACTGTTAAGGCAAAAtggttgcataatgttgcttttaCATATCTGAGTTAAATAAAAACTCTCCGCTTCCTTACAGCTTAACGTACggtttctatattttttttttctcatgctcctgcgtgcacacaaacacaacagtgtaaattcataaatacaaacataatCAGGCTAAGTGTTTGCCCCGTGATCTTTGAATATTTTGAatttctttgttgtctttttaaaaaataaagcaactgtTGTAGCTGTTTGTGGGCGAGCGCAGgagttacattacattacagtgttCAATATGTTAGAATTTCTGCACAATGAATGTTTTCCTTTGCACCTGATTTTTGTTCTGCTGTTGATCTCCATGTACAGTTTGTATAGATTTTGGTCTGCGGTTTTTCAGCGAGGATGGGATGGACGTTAGCAACAAGTTAAAGATGTAAATTGTGACcttttgtgttcagtgtttctttttgtgaCTTGGGCTGACACTTAACTCCAAACAGGTAACCTTTCACTCAGCTGTTCACTTTATTAAGTTCACCAGCCTCAAACTTAAGGAATCTAATACAATAAATCCTCCTTAATGATGgctataatgttcagtttgtgttttaaacagtTTTGGAAGTGTTTATTCAACTGTTTGATAATTTTGGAGGATTTGGGTTGTGATGCTGTTTAATTGTACAGCTTTACACAGAGAGGTGTTATAGGATGGGCAAAATAATTGAAACACCTGTTATTATAATGCAATACTTTGGTGATCTCTTAACTTTTCATCCCATCAGTGGGTCAGGATTTTAATGTGTGCTTTAGTTTGTGACTAAATACtttcaaaactaatgacatccccatcagcctcagctgtaatttgtgtttattgctaaTAAGCAAATATTCGCATGCAACACTAAGATGGAGAATGTGGTAAACTACACCCTGTAAACATCTGTATGTCGTAACACCAGACTTATGTATTATCTTTTAAAGGattgtttcacagtttttcaaatCTGTCTTACAACAACAGTCAG
Coding sequences within:
- the aph1b gene encoding gamma-secretase subunit Aph-1b, translated to MTASVFFGCTFIAFGPAIALFLFTIAREPLRVIFLIAGAFFWLVSLLLSSLVWFISVQISNKESAVQQKGLLIFGVVLSVLLQETFRFAYYKLLKKANEGLLALSQEETMPISIRQLAYVSGLGFGFMSGAFSVVNILADSVGPGTVGIHGDSQHYFLSSAFMTMAIILLHMFWGVVFFDACEKQRWWAVAAVIISHLVVSCLTFQNPEYVTSLVPTYVILFLMGIWAFYTAGGSFRNLKLCLTCKDKDFLLANHRPR